The Erythrobacter insulae genome window below encodes:
- a CDS encoding 1-phosphofructokinase family hexose kinase, which translates to MMNIATLTLNPTIDVAYSLDRFVHSDKLRTAEQKADPGGGGINVARVFVRLGGNARCVYMSGGSTGAALDALLDLHQIVREPVSIEGETRISATMFEQSSGHEYRIVPAGPVISEAEWHTCLDRLSSVECDYLVISGSLPRGIPADFYAQVASDAKQRGVRTVLDSSGDALKAAVAAGKLEMVKPNLKEFQQLIGEDISDPILIGKAAQDIARSGSARLIVVSLGERGGILASAEHVIECAAPKVASVSSVGAGDSCVAAMVHCLAAGKSNEEAFRYGMAAGGAALLTPGTDLARPADIRRLFEQYVSET; encoded by the coding sequence TCTTAATCCGACGATCGATGTCGCATATTCGCTCGACCGATTTGTCCATAGCGACAAGCTGCGGACGGCCGAACAGAAAGCCGATCCCGGAGGCGGCGGTATCAATGTCGCGAGGGTGTTCGTGCGGCTCGGCGGAAATGCCCGCTGCGTCTATATGTCCGGTGGATCGACTGGCGCCGCGCTCGATGCCTTGCTCGATCTGCACCAGATTGTTCGCGAGCCGGTGTCCATCGAAGGCGAAACGCGCATCAGCGCAACCATGTTTGAACAATCGAGTGGCCACGAATATCGCATTGTTCCAGCTGGCCCAGTGATCAGCGAAGCGGAATGGCACACCTGCCTTGATCGACTGTCATCGGTCGAGTGCGACTACCTTGTCATAAGCGGCTCGTTGCCGCGCGGGATACCCGCCGATTTCTATGCCCAAGTGGCTTCTGATGCAAAGCAGCGCGGCGTTCGAACCGTGCTGGATAGCTCAGGAGATGCACTCAAAGCGGCGGTCGCGGCGGGCAAGCTTGAGATGGTCAAGCCCAACCTCAAGGAATTCCAGCAGCTCATCGGCGAAGATATCTCCGATCCGATCCTGATCGGCAAAGCCGCGCAGGATATCGCCAGAAGCGGGAGCGCCAGGCTCATCGTTGTAAGTCTAGGCGAGCGCGGCGGCATTCTGGCCAGCGCCGAGCATGTGATAGAATGCGCAGCACCGAAGGTCGCATCTGTAAGTTCAGTCGGCGCAGGGGATAGCTGCGTCGCGGCGATGGTGCACTGCCTTGCCGCTGGAAAAAGCAATGAGGAGGCATTTCGATATGGCATGGCCGCTGGCGGCGCAGCATTGCTGACACCCGGAACCGATTTGGCCCGCCCCGCAGATATCCGGCGGCTGTTCGAGCAGTATGTCTCCGAAACCTAG